The stretch of DNA tgagAGTACCCTAAAGGAGGGATGAACAAAGGGCTGTGGGAGCAAAGAGGAGGGGAATTTACTCTGCCTTGGGGATTGGAAGGCTTCACAgcagaggtgacatttgagctgggtCATTTAGTCTTCTGTAGGGCAGCTGCCCGAGTTCTGCCTTGTTTGAAATAAGCACATTTACAAGAGAATAGTGGAGCACATTCCACTTGATGGATTGGATTGACAGATTGAAAGTAACTCCCCAGAATGATGGCTTTGTTAGATATTTGTTCTCTGAGAACCCTACCTGCCACTCCCCTTTGGTGAATTGTGGCAAGAAAGCTGTCACATTAAGCTGTCACTCAGGATACTTGTGAGAGGGGGAGGGAAGAACAAATTATGGGCAGAACTAGGTATTTTCAGAACAGTCTAAAACCCAGAAAGATTATATTTCAgagcatttaaaaatgaacacagcAGCCTTTTTTTAAGTTGtgcaaaaagaaaattgaataatGAAAACTTAATTAGGCTATGGATATTTTTAAAGCTGGACATTCTGATTCTTATCCACCCTAATTATATGAAGCTTTTTAAAGGccaagatagaaaaagaaatcaattataGACCTACACAAAGTTCTTGCAGAGATTGTTTAAttgtaaaaatatcttttttgtgtgtggtttttaaaGGAGTGTTTCAGAAGCAGATTCAATTCCAACTTGTATTACCTTTTGTCTCGGTTGACTAGTTGTTTGCTCTAAGACTATTTCATGTTTTGCTGTTTCTTTCAGTTTGTAGGTGCCAAGCTATTGAAAGGTCTAGAGACTAATCTAGGTCTTTCTAAATTATGGCTGCTTGCAGTTTTATGCCTGGCGAAATGGTTTAACAGCACTTCTTTGAGTTGGCACTCttctgcctgtctcagctttaACTTTCCCGCCTCCTTCTCAGTAGTCCCTCTTTCACCCTCCACTCCCCAAGCCTGAAATGGAAAGAACTTGCTTTGTTACTGATGATAATATTTAAGCTCTAAAATTTTAACAGTATTTCAGttgcaaataaatggaaattgtgTATTCTGTTTAATGTGTTTCAGAAAatccctgctatttttttttctttaaatacaagAAAACAGGCGTGTAATGCCTCATTGAAAAAAGCCTGTAGGGGTGCTTTGTGCAGGTCTTAATTAAGGGCTTTGAAAGaccaaacaaaaggaaaaaggaaaatgctaCAGGGTTATTGTTATTCCACCCCATTGGCTCAGCTAGCTGACCATCCATTGGAGCATTTTGTCCATTTTGAAACTGAATGACACTTTTGTTCGTGATTAACAgaggtgaaagaagccaattaTTGGGCCGTCTTTTTCCATAGAGCAGCTGCTGTTGGATTTAACTGCAGGCAAATATGGCCTTTTACTACCACAAGGATGTTGTgatgacagtttatttttatagaactCTGGCAGAAAACAAAATCTGTCTGACTCCTGTTATGAGTATGCCCTGGAATTTTCATGAAAGGGTCATTTTAATGTTCTAGCTGTCCCAGAGTTCTCCTTAAAAaacaacatatatgtatataaatacctatgtacatatttttaacagCTCCTTGTGTATGGATTCAGCCTTAAAGTtatgtaaagatttttttaatttgtacgTTTGTAAGCTGCTTCAGCCTTCCcccatttccattttaataaaatccTCCAAAGATTGTTAAAGTGACCAAGTAATTAGGGGAAAACAGAGTAGTCTTGCTCAAGCTGTTTTGATATACAGGCTACTTAGGTGGGACGACGCATGAGTCTCAGAGACCACCTAACCATTagttcagacttctagcctctcTGGTGTTCAGTGGTAGGAATGAGCTTGGGGAGGAATTTCGCATTGTGCAATGGTATTACATGAGCGTGTAATAACAGATGTAGCTGGGAGAGGGGCACATGGTTCAGTTCTCAGGATCCACCCAACTCTGATATGCCCTTAGACAATGGAGTAGGAGATGGGGTTCGGGGACCAGCGATCAGCCAGGATTTCTTTCAGTGAGACTCTAGGCCTTCCATTTTTGAGGCATCCTTGTGCTGTGGATAAAGTGCCCTGTCCAGTGTttccttgggcaagtttcttaacctttcCGAGTCTCAGTTTCATCCTCCAGTTGGAGTTAATAATACCtgtctctcagaatgcttctgagaattaaatgagttgagCGTGATATATGTCTATCACAGTCCCTGTTATATaggaaatatttgatgaatactaacttcctttatttctcttttgctgtgAACAACTCCTTATACCAAAATCTGAAACCAAACTCTGCTTCTTACTCAGTTAGTCTTCTTCCTCTCAGATTTTCAAGTAGCAGAGGATTCAGTTTTCAGGgataatttaatgaaaataaatggctTCTCTCTATAGCCCTCTGTTCTTCATTTGTTTAGAACAGAACCAACACAGCTTTGTGTACAATGTGAAGAACATGGAATATTGACTCTTTGTTTGTGATTGATTGTCATAATTCATTTGAGAGTCTTCTCAGGTCTGGTGCTGTTGTGCTCTGTAGTCTTTTGAAAATCacctgtgtttttttgttttcattgttgttgacGACATAGTGGTAACAACATTTAACTCACTACCCCTCAGATGTGTTTTGAAGATGATTATAAGTGGTTTATAAGCCCTCTGTAGATATCATTACATTAAAATGGAAGGATGAGGCCCctaaaattgtaaaacaaaacaaaataaagttttctgGCAAGGTAGATAACGTAGTTGTGTAGCTGCATGAGACTAAGTTATTAGTTGAACAAGGTGTTTAATAGTGAGGTTCATCTTGTCGCCTATCAGGTTCTTTGGATGGCACTTTCACCCCCACAAAAGAGTGAGTAGTTCTATTTGTAGACCTCCCACAAAAGGTGGTATTGGAGCTGGGTTGCTTGTCTCTTCTTCTCTGGTTTGATTTCCTACTCCTCTTCTTAATCCCAAGCCCTTTCTTGCCCCATTCAGTCTAACCCTCTTCCATGGTTGATACACTTTTCTCCGTCTCAGCCTGTTCACTAGCTCTTCCCTGAGGAACTGCTTCCCCTGCAGACTTTTGGTTAGAGGCTGCTCATCTTCCTACACTGTTAAGAGAATAGCATTGATTCTCACCACTCCTCGTTGCTGCCCATGGGTCACTGGGCTTTCATCTTCACTCACAACCTCTGTTCTGTCTGTGGTCCATGACCTTTAGTTCTGATCCCTCACAAATACTGTCATCTACTGGCTCCTCTGTTGGTCCCCTTTAAAGGAGAATTGGGTGCCAAGTTCATGATCTTATGATTTCTGCCATCCTCTCCCCTGCCTAAGTTCTGTCATTCACCCAACATGAACAATCCTTCCGACACTTTTGCCTCTCATTTCATTTATCTCCATCACATTGGTGAGCCCTGTCTTAACTCTACTTCAGCCTTTTCCTCCCCTGACCACATCTTGGACCTTGTGAACACAGAACTGCTAAAGCACTCTGACTACaacctctcttgctctctttttaagaaaaattttagctCGGTGTATACAACTTTTTCAGCCTCATTAAACCCTCATGCCCCTTGAACTTTTACTTTCtatcattcatttctttctctggttAGATTAAGGTCTACTGTCCATTCCTTTAACCTCAGTGTCGTTAACCCTCTTACCCTGTTTCTTATCAAAGACGTTCAAAGACATTCATTTTTATGTAATGATGAAATCAGTCTTATTTAATCACCCATgccactttttttgtgtgtgaaatacTTAGTAGTCCCAAACTAAGTACTTATCACACACAACTTAACTCATCATTTGAGGAGGTAGTTAACTAGTAGAGGCTGACTGCTTAGATGGAATGGTTTGATTGAGAGTGAGGATGGCACTTTGGCAGGAGAAGAGGCTTTCCATTATGGCATGTGTGATCTTGTTCACATCATTGAGCCTCTGGGTTCTAGTCGCCTCACCTGTGCATTGAGGATACTTGGTTACATGATCCCCAGTATTTCTCCAGTTCTATGAATTTCTTATTCTGTTTGTTTAACTGTGTCACTTTAGGTAAGTCAGGGGActcctctgggcctcaatttccccatttgtaaaaggGGACACTCTCCCAACTCTACCTGCCTTGTAAAGTTGCTGTGGAGTCCAAATAATTTCACGAGCATAAAAGTGCTTTATGAGAGCTGGGCAGTGGTTCCCCATTGTGCCGCCATAATGTGTATTCAGATCACTGGGAGGGCTGTGTAAAATAcattgctgggccccacctctAGGATTTTTGATTCTGTCAACCTGGGTGGGGACCCAGTTACTTGTATTTCTGACAGATTTCCAGGTGATATTGGTGCTGCTAGTTCTGAGAGCACAATTTGAGAACCCCTACTTTAAGGAGTTCTGGATATGTGAGATACTACCTTACCCTTTCAGACAGTTCTATGCGGGTATGTTAACCACACTTCTTAGTCAAAAGTAAAGACAAGCTTCCAGGTCTTTGTGGGAACAAAGTTACAACTTAATTGAAATCCATACTCTTCCTAAGCAGCTTGGACCTACTATTGTCCCACATGTAAGTATGCAAAACTACATTTTGCCAAGAATTAACTTGTGAAAACCATTGAACTTGTATTTAAAGTCAGCTTTACAGTGGTACTGTGCTCTGTAAAACCAGAATCTTTTCCCACAAGATGCATGTAAATAAGAGACCTCAAAAATAGAAAGACTCTGTTTTTCAAAGAATACAAACAGGTGTCGCATAGAAAACTTGAGATGACATGGGGattatttttctcaggtttcacagacTGCGGTCTCGGGTGGCTTTCAGGATTGGTTTGGAGAAGGGTCCATCTGCTGGGCGGGCAGGTGTATTCCTTCCCATGTGCTCTGTGCCTCTCCACACCCCTCCACTGTGGTCAAGATGCATTGTAGAAATCCTACctcaaggccaggcgcagtgacgcacgcctgtaatcccagtactttgggaggccaaggagggcaggtcacccgaagtcaggagttcaagaccatcttgaccaacatggtgaaaccacgtctctactaaaaatacaaaaattagctggcgtggtggtgtgtgcctataatttcagctacttgggaggctgaggtgggagaatcgcttgaacctgagaggcggaagttgcagtgagccgagattgctccactgcactccagtctaagcaacagagcgatactctgtctcaaaaaaaaaaaaaaaaaaaaaagacatccgcCTCAAGGAAAACCAGAGAGTGacaattcatatttaaaaaatcactcccTAGGGTGTCTTTAAGAGTgtcccaggttttttttttttttaaccaatgcaaaggtatttaacacattttatttggTTAAAACGTTAATAGCTATTGTTTGGTTAAAGGCTACTAGGTAAAAAGAAGCTTAAACAAACAGGAAGAAACTGTTATATGATGACCAAAATGACTTAAAAAGCTTAATGTtacaaaatagctattttatgcacatatacctattaataaatattaagaatgGACAAATCAACACTCCGTCAAAgtccaaaaaaaacaaacttttcatcAAGCACTTCATCTTCTTGATACtagttatatttctgttttgattcCTTATGctttgaaaattcagaaaaaccAGAATCCATACATTCACTTCATCTTCTCATCTTGTCTCTGAGGCTTGGCTCTTTAAAATGGAAAGGAGTACACCTTCTTCTTCTGCTTGTCCGTTCTGAAGGTAGATCTTCTGACTTATTTTCAGATTCAGCAGTGTTATTTGAAACAAAACTGGTATTTGTCAAGTCCTGTAATGGTCTATCGCCTATTCCTGACTTTTGGGTTCTCCGGTTGACTTTAAATTTCATCTCGTTCATTTTCTCATCCTCATCATCACTTACTTGAAAGGCTGGTGAGCACTCCAaggcaaaattttcttttattatcacATTTTTACTAGAAGAAATGCTCAAAGGTACTAAACCTTCACGAACACTGTGAAAGGAAGAATCTTGTATGTTGGGTGAATATATCTCAGGCAAAGATTTAAATGCCTTTGTGTAAAAGTCTAGCTTATTTTTGACCATTTTCTCATTCTCCAAATTGTTTTCCTTATCAGCTTGTTCAGATGCAGTAGACTTTCCCTGAATGCTGTCAAGTATTCTTTCCATGACTTCATGGCTCTCTGGAGAAGGATCTATGGAGGTCTTCCTTTTCTTTGACTTAGATGTCactttatttacctttttaaccTGACAttctccttcttttattccttccaCAAAAGGGGTATCTCCTTTTTTATTCAAAGTGGTAGTGCTTTGCTTCTGAGTCTTACATAGTTCAACCGGGTTTCCTGGATCAGAATCTGCTTCACTAGTAATATGTTTTAAATCAGATTCTAAGGAGATAGATGTCTGTGAAGATTCTGTTAACTGTGAAGCAAGTTTGTTCTTACCTTTTGTCAAAATGTTCTTTGCCTTGCATGATGATTCTTTCCTACACTTTTTAACTACTTTGTAGGAATCTGAAATTTGATCACAACTTTCCTTTTCATTACTGTTGATTTCCATATAGTGTTCATTGATAATGTCTTGGCATTCAGGTTTTTGTTtagatttatttcctttaaaatcaagATCTTTTGTATAGCTTTCTTGGACATGTACATCTTTATCATTATCCTCATATATCTGGttcatttcagaaattatttctgtGTTCCAATTCACTTTATTCCTgagcttcttatttatttttgattcattttGCTCAGCAGATTTCCTATCAGTAACATACTTTTTCAAATCCAGTATACTCTGGGTGTCATAATCACATAAATTTCCATTATCTTTGATGGGAAGATCAACTGTTTGAAATTCATTTGTGACTTGTAGACTTTCAGAAATTGTTTCTTTATCCTTTGGGGTTAGAGAAAAGAAGTTATCTTTTTCTAGGTCATGTATACCTTTGTCATCATTCTCATATATTTGATTGGTTTCAGGAATTTCCGACTTTTGAGATACATTTAGTCGAAGCTTCTTACCTATTTTTGAATCATTTTGACAAGCAGGTTGCCTATCATGGACATGTTTCACCCCCAAAACATTTTGAATCTCAGAATCATACAGGTTTCCACTATCTTCGGTAGAAACAGTAGGTGTTTCAAACTCACTTGGGTCTTCTAAGTTTCCAGGGATGATTTCCTTATCTTTTTGAGTGAAAAAGAGTGAGTGACTTTTAACTGTGTATTCTATACTTTTGTCATTATCTAAATGATTCACTTCAGAAATTATTTCTGTCTTCCGATTTACTTTCTGCCGAAGCTTCTTATTAACTTTTGATTCATTTTGCTGAACGGGGTACATATTGCTGATCTGCTTTTGCAAACCCAACACATTCTGGGTCCTATAGTCACATCGATTTTCATTATCTCCAGTAgaaagagctgggatttgaagctCTTTGGAAACTTCTATGTTTTCAGAGACAGGTTCTTTATCCTCTTGGGTTtcgaaaaaaaaattatctttttttaggCCATGCACCACATCTTTATCATTATCCTCATACATGTGGTTCATTCCAGAAATTATTTCTGTCTTCCGGTTTACTTTCTTTCTAAGCTTATTAATGTTTAAGTCATTTTGCTCAGAAGGTTGAATATCAGTGACATACGTTTTCAGATCCAATATATTGTGGGTCCCATAATCACACAAATTTCCATTATCTTTGGTGGAAAGACTGACTGTTTGAAATTCATTTGTGACATCTAGGTTTTCATAAATGGTTACTTTATCCTTTTGGTTTGGGagtaagttatttttttctaatttgtgaatCACAAATGTCTGTCTAGAAGCTTTCCTTTTATTACAAGTTAGGGAATTCTGACCCTTATCAAGTTTACTCTCCTGGTGAAATTTATCTGAACTTTGGGATAAAGAGTATGTTTCCTCTTGCtcatttgttattcttttcttctttttattacacTGTATGTTTTCTCTGTCACCTTGTTCAAAGCCAGTTTGAAGGGTCATTTTCTTCAGTTCATTCACCTGAGCCAACTGttcattattgaaaataaaaccaGGATCTTCAGCATCCCTTTTGCCATCCAGGACATCAGATCTTTCTGGCCTGTTTTCAATCTTTTCCCCGATATCCACATCTAAACTATTTTTAAACTGTCTCTttgatctttctctctttttttcagagCTTGAATCTTTCACTTTTCTGAAAGTTTTCATTccatgttcatttgtttttttattacttttctttttaatgcctgTTGAAACTGTGACAATTTTGCTGACTTCACTAGCAGTTAAATCCATGTCAGCATCATACACAGTTTTCTGCAATTGAAAGTCATCATTATCCTCAACTTGATTCATGCACTCTGCATTAGGTTCTCTGGCAGACTCAGAAGATAAGCCAGGAAGATCCtgtttatttctttgcatttcagtATTTGTTTCATTAGTATGACCATTTATCTCATCATTGCAATTTAATTCTGGACTTAAAATGTGTTGTTGATCTAAAACTGTTGCACAGGGAGTGTCTGAAGAAAGATTATTTGATTCCCAAGATGACCCACGCTTCTTCCTTTCAGTCACATTACTAGGAGATGGTTTCTCCCACCTGTGGCCAATAGATTGGGCGTTTCTCATCTCACTCGTTAGAGAACTCGTAGAACTTTGGTCTGAGTGGGAATGGCTTTCTCTGGGAGGTACATCAACTATAGAAGAAATATGTTCTGAATCATCTAAACCAtatacattttgattattttctttaagaaataacaCTTCCAAATTATCCTGAGTTGATAAAGGTTGTGTTGTTGATCCTGAAGAGGGAATATCAGGTAACGTCTTTGATTTAACATTGTTGTCACACTGCATTTTCTCTttgtcatcatcttcatcatcatttgAAGGTAATGGAACCCTTGCAAATGGAAGACGCATCAACTTGCACTGTTTACTAATTCGTTTCTTCTTGCTAGCTGACAGTAGAAAGGAACTCTGATGGAACTCAGAAAGACTGCTCATTTCAATTGCAGTTATCAAGTTATTGTTCATGAGAGCTTCTATGTCTATAAGCTTCTTATTCAAGTTATTCAGCTTTAGGCGAAGAAATGTATTCTCAAAATTcagtttttctacttctttttgcAATAGCATCTTTTCAGTTGTAATTCTTCGagaattctctttttctctactaAGAGCCTGAGCTAATGCCCTGTTGTTGTgctttaaagatattttgaaaatagaagaattatttagaatttttgtttttatttttgaagcaagAGAAACATTCAACTTAGCAGTCTTTGAAATTCTTTTGTCTTTCACATGTCTCTTAATTCCTGAGGTAAAAAGTGAGCCAGTTTCCATCACTGGGCACGCCATCACTGTATATCAGGTAGCTCAAGTTCCAAGTTCCAAGTTCTCCCCAGTCTTCCATCACCTCTTCGCCTTCAGCCAGCCTCTCCAAAGGAGAGGGCTCCTTCGAGAACTTTGGCACGCAGTCCCTAACATTCATTCCGCAGACACATACTGAGCGCTCACAATGCCCTAGAAACTGTTCAAGAGAGTAGAGCAGTCCCAGAGACAGAAATTTCTTCCCTTAAGTAGCTGACCTAACTGGTGGCTCTCCCTGCTCGCCCTGCCGGACGCTCAAATCTCAGAAACAAGAGGCAGCGACTCAAAGCCAAAACAGGACTCCGTCAACGAACCCCTCGGAGCCGGAGAGGGGCGCCGTCCCGGATCCCGAAGGACAGAGGGCGGAAGACCCCCAGTTTTTAAAGTATTGGCTCACTACCTGCTTCATAAAATGGCCAGGGTACAGGGAGGGAAGTGGAGCAGACAGAggtaaacagaagaaaacttctaCTATTGAGAGCATTGCTGAGTAAAAATACACCcaagggaatgtaaaatggcatagcttctgtggaaaacagtgtggtggttcctcaaaaaattaaaatagagttgCCATATGGCCCAGCATTTTCACTCCTGGGTATATGTATTCCCCCCAAATTGAAAGcaggattttaaaagaaatatttgcacacctgtgctcatagcagcattattcacagtagtcaaaatGTAGAAGCACCCCATGTGTCCATTGATGGGTAATTGGATgaacaaaatatggcatatacacacatacaatagaatatcatttagccttaaaaaggaaggcaaTCCatcctgatacatgctacaaaatggatgaactttgaagacatgctaagtgaaagaagccagtcacaaaaggagaAACACTGTATAATTCCCATTCATAtaggtacttagagtagtcaaattcatagagacagaaagtagcatGGTGGATGCCAAGGGCTAGGGGGAGTGGGGAATAGGGAGTTACTGATTAAtgggtagagtttcagttttgcaagatgacaAAAGTTCTGTGTGGATGGATGGTAGTGATGGatgctactgaactgtacatttaaaatagtaaatctCTATTTACCATCATGACATCTCCATTATGAAAATGTCAATGTTCTTATACATCAGGGTTTTTTAACCTTGGTATTGACATTTTGTGCTGGGTAATTCTTGTTGTAGGGTCCAGTATTAGCAtgggttttccagagaaataggACCAGTGgaatatatataggatatatatatatatatgtttactgaGATTGATTAAAAGGAATTGGCTCAGGTGGTTATTGGAGGTGTAGTTCCAGTCCACGACTGAAGGCCTgggacccaggagagctgatgggaTAAGTTTCAGTTAGAATCTGAAGGCCCGAGAGCCAAGAGAGTTAATGATGTAAGTTCTAGTTCGAGTATGAGTCAGAAGGCCAATGTCTCAGCTCAAAGACAGTTAGGCAGAGAGAGCAAATTCTCCTTTACTTTACGTTTTAATTGTTTTCTAAccttcaacagattggatgaggcccacccatattAAGGAGTGCAATCTGGTTTACTCAGTTTACTGATTAAAATgataatctcatccagaaacacccttacATATATACcaagaataatgtttaaccaaatatgtGGGAACTCCGTGGCTTAgtaagttgacacataaaattaaccatcacagggcctgtcctgtgcattgtaggagaCTTAACACCATCCCTGGCCCCTACTCATTAGATACCAGTAACCTCCCAGCTTCTGCCTGCCAAGTGGTGGCAAccaaaaatatcctcagacattgccaaatgtctccaaTGCCAAATCACCGCTGGTTAAGAACTATTGCTAAACATTCTTCAGAAGAGTATAAATGTCTTAGGTAAGGAAAATAGATATTCATTCTAGACTTGCATTTGTTTTGCCATCCCTTGCAATTTTTAGa from Piliocolobus tephrosceles isolate RC106 chromosome 13, ASM277652v3, whole genome shotgun sequence encodes:
- the LOC111554693 gene encoding shugoshin 2, with translation MACPVMETGSLFTSGIKRHVKDKRISKTAKLNVSLASKIKTKILNNSSIFKISLKHNNRALAQALSREKENSRRITTEKMLLQKEVEKLNFENTFLRLKLNNLNKKLIDIEALMNNNLITAIEMSSLSEFHQSSFLLSASKKKRISKQCKLMRLPFARVPLPSNDDEDDDKEKMQCDNNVKSKTLPDIPSSGSTTQPLSTQDNLEVLFLKENNQNVYGLDDSEHISSIVDVPPRESHSHSDQSSTSSLTSEMRNAQSIGHRWEKPSPSNVTERKKRGSSWESNNLSSDTPCATVLDQQHILSPELNCNDEINGHTNETNTEMQRNKQDLPGLSSESAREPNAECMNQVEDNDDFQLQKTVYDADMDLTASEVSKIVTVSTGIKKKSNKKTNEHGMKTFRKVKDSSSEKKRERSKRQFKNSLDVDIGEKIENRPERSDVLDGKRDAEDPGFIFNNEQLAQVNELKKMTLQTGFEQGDRENIQCNKKKKRITNEQEETYSLSQSSDKFHQESKLDKGQNSLTCNKRKASRQTFVIHKLEKNNLLPNQKDKVTIYENLDVTNEFQTVSLSTKDNGNLCDYGTHNILDLKTYVTDIQPSEQNDLNINKLRKKVNRKTEIISGMNHMYEDNDKDVVHGLKKDNFFFETQEDKEPVSENIEVSKELQIPALSTGDNENRCDYRTQNVLGLQKQISNMYPVQQNESKVNKKLRQKVNRKTEIISEVNHLDNDKSIEYTVKSHSLFFTQKDKEIIPGNLEDPSEFETPTVSTEDSGNLYDSEIQNVLGVKHVHDRQPACQNDSKIGKKLRLNVSQKSEIPETNQIYENDDKGIHDLEKDNFFSLTPKDKETISESLQVTNEFQTVDLPIKDNGNLCDYDTQSILDLKKYVTDRKSAEQNESKINKKLRNKVNWNTEIISEMNQIYEDNDKDVHVQESYTKDLDFKGNKSKQKPECQDIINEHYMEINSNEKESCDQISDSYKVVKKCRKESSCKAKNILTKGKNKLASQLTESSQTSISLESDLKHITSEADSDPGNPVELCKTQKQSTTTLNKKGDTPFVEGIKEGECQVKKVNKVTSKSKKRKTSIDPSPESHEVMERILDSIQGKSTASEQADKENNLENEKMVKNKLDFYTKAFKSLPEIYSPNIQDSSFHSVREGLVPLSISSSKNVIIKENFALECSPAFQVSDDEDEKMNEMKFKVNRRTQKSGIGDRPLQDLTNTSFVSNNTAESENKSEDLPSERTSRRRRCTPFHFKEPSLRDKMRR